A region of Triplophysa dalaica isolate WHDGS20190420 chromosome 20, ASM1584641v1, whole genome shotgun sequence DNA encodes the following proteins:
- the mcoln3b gene encoding mucolipin-3 isoform X4, producing the protein MDDCREAYLCVNGSNMSSDTNPQLEHEELEKFRRKLKYFFMNPSDKYKARGKKPWKLMLQIIKIAVVTAQLVWFGLSNQMVVQFKEENLMTFRHLFLMNFTDASRDSYAVYTQRDVYTHISYAVQQFLMLPNTTVGNHECQREGDAFTPLTVCQQFYSNGSISPANETFNINAQVDEECFKISPMVSSSPLTSHPLNLTLNFERLLSVMVKFTLKAINLQTVQHHELPDCYVFNIMIRFDNRPHSGRIKIDLDNDVDISKCRDWTLTGASASNMYMMVVFDVVIIITLAVSLVLCTRSVKAGVLLQFEYVEFFCSCYGSVLKIVIQLKAVASYDLCSILLGTGTMFVWIGVLRYMGYLKKYNILIVTLRASLPNVIRFTCCAAMIYLGYCFCGWIVLGPYHTKFRTLNMVSECLFSLINGDDMFNTFKMMEQKSCVVWLFSRVYLYTFVSLFIYMVLSLFITLITDTYDNIKQQQMEGEPVSDLQMFITQCKKSKHISVKENTDTHLICGIYRQHKSSEKIDC; encoded by the exons AGCTCGTGGAAAAAAGCCCTGGAAActgatgctgcaaatcattaaAATCGCTGTTGTCACTGCGCAG ctggTGTGGTTTGGTCTGAGTAATCAGATGGTGGTTCAGTTTAAGGAGGAGAATCTGATGACGTTCAGACACCTGTTCCTCATGAACTTCACAGACGCTAGCAGAGACTCTTACGCCGTTTACACACAGCGAGACGTCTACACACACATCTCATACGCCGTCCAGCAG TTTCTCATGTTGCCAAATACAACGGTTGGGAATCATGAATGTCAGAGAGAAGGAGACGCTTTCACGCCTCTCACCGTCTGCCAGCAGTTTTACAGTAACGGGAGCATCTCACCAGCTAATGAAACCTTCAACATCAACGCTCAAGTGGATGAAG AGTGTTTTAAGATTTCCCCAATGGTTTCCTCTTCACCCCTCACATCACATCCACTGAATCTAACACTCAACTTTGAAAG ACTGTTGTCGGTGATGGTGAAGTTCACTCTGAAGGCCATAAACCTGCAGACAGTTCAGCATCATGAGCTTCCAGACTGTTATGTCTTCAACATCATG ATCCGCTTTGACAACAGGCCTCACAGCGGCAGAATCAAGATTGATCTGGACAATGATGTGGACATCAGTAAATGCAGAGACTGGACTCTGACTGGAGCAT CAGCGAGTAATATGTATATGATGGTTGTGTTTGATGTGGTGATCATTATAACTCTGGCGGTGTCACTGGTTCTCTGCACGCGTTCCGTGAAAGCCGGAGTCCTACTGCagttt GAATATGTGGAGTTTTTCTGCAGCTGTTACG GATCTGTGCTGAAGATCGTCATCCAGCTGAAG GCTGTGGCGAGTTATGACTTGTGTAGTATTCTGTTGGGCACCGGCACAATGTTTGTGTGGATCGGAGTTTTACGCTACATGGGATacctgaaaaaatacaat ATTCTCATCGTTACTCTGAGAGCATCTTTACCAAACGTCATCCGCTTCACCTGCTGTGCTGCCATGATTTATCTGGGCTATTGTTTCTGTGGATGGATCGTGCTCGGACCTTATCACACAAAA TTCCGGACTCTGAACATGGTGTCTGAGTGTCTGTTTTCTCTTATAAACGGAGACGACATGTTCAACACGTTTAAGATGATGGAGCAGAAGAGTTGTGTGGTGTGGCTCTTCAGTCGGGTCTATCTCTACACGTTTGTGTCACTCTTCATCTACATGGTGCTCAGTCTGTTCATCACTCTCATCACAGACACCTATGACAACATCAAG CAGCAGCAGATGGAAGGAGAGCCGGTGTCAGATCTTCAGATGTTCATCACGCAGTGCAAAAAATCCAAACACATCAGTGTGAAggagaacacagacacacacctgatcTGCGGCATATACAG gcAACACAAATCCAGTGAGAAGATTGACTGTTAG
- the mcoln3b gene encoding mucolipin-3 isoform X3 codes for MDDCREAYLCVNGSNMSSDTNPQLEHEELEKFRRKLKYFFMNPSDKYKARGKKPWKLMLQIIKIAVVTAQLVWFGLSNQMVVQFKEENLMTFRHLFLMNFTDASRDSYAVYTQRDVYTHISYAVQQFLMLPNTTVGNHECQREGDAFTPLTVCQQFYSNGSISPANETFNINAQVDEECFKISPMVSSSPLTSHPLNLTLNFERLLSVMVKFTLKAINLQTVQHHELPDCYVFNIMIRFDNRPHSGRIKIDLDNDVDISKCRDWTLTGASASNMYMMVVFDVVIIITLAVSLVLCTRSVKAGVLLQFEYVEFFCSCYGKRVPLSDRMEFINVWFILIIISDVLTITGSVLKIVIQLKAVASYDLCSILLGTGTMFVWIGVLRYMGYLKKYNILIVTLRASLPNVIRFTCCAAMIYLGYCFCGWIVLGPYHTKFRTLNMVSECLFSLINGDDMFNTFKMMEQKSCVVWLFSRVYLYTFVSLFIYMVLSLFITLITDTYDNIKQQMEGEPVSDLQMFITQCKKSKHISVKENTDTHLICGIYRQHKSSEKIDC; via the exons AGCTCGTGGAAAAAAGCCCTGGAAActgatgctgcaaatcattaaAATCGCTGTTGTCACTGCGCAG ctggTGTGGTTTGGTCTGAGTAATCAGATGGTGGTTCAGTTTAAGGAGGAGAATCTGATGACGTTCAGACACCTGTTCCTCATGAACTTCACAGACGCTAGCAGAGACTCTTACGCCGTTTACACACAGCGAGACGTCTACACACACATCTCATACGCCGTCCAGCAG TTTCTCATGTTGCCAAATACAACGGTTGGGAATCATGAATGTCAGAGAGAAGGAGACGCTTTCACGCCTCTCACCGTCTGCCAGCAGTTTTACAGTAACGGGAGCATCTCACCAGCTAATGAAACCTTCAACATCAACGCTCAAGTGGATGAAG AGTGTTTTAAGATTTCCCCAATGGTTTCCTCTTCACCCCTCACATCACATCCACTGAATCTAACACTCAACTTTGAAAG ACTGTTGTCGGTGATGGTGAAGTTCACTCTGAAGGCCATAAACCTGCAGACAGTTCAGCATCATGAGCTTCCAGACTGTTATGTCTTCAACATCATG ATCCGCTTTGACAACAGGCCTCACAGCGGCAGAATCAAGATTGATCTGGACAATGATGTGGACATCAGTAAATGCAGAGACTGGACTCTGACTGGAGCAT CAGCGAGTAATATGTATATGATGGTTGTGTTTGATGTGGTGATCATTATAACTCTGGCGGTGTCACTGGTTCTCTGCACGCGTTCCGTGAAAGCCGGAGTCCTACTGCagttt GAATATGTGGAGTTTTTCTGCAGCTGTTACGGTAAGCGCGTGCCTCTGTCTGACCGGATGGAGTTTATAAACGTCTGGTTTattctcatcatcatcagtgATGTTCTGACCATCACAGGATCTGTGCTGAAGATCGTCATCCAGCTGAAG GCTGTGGCGAGTTATGACTTGTGTAGTATTCTGTTGGGCACCGGCACAATGTTTGTGTGGATCGGAGTTTTACGCTACATGGGATacctgaaaaaatacaat ATTCTCATCGTTACTCTGAGAGCATCTTTACCAAACGTCATCCGCTTCACCTGCTGTGCTGCCATGATTTATCTGGGCTATTGTTTCTGTGGATGGATCGTGCTCGGACCTTATCACACAAAA TTCCGGACTCTGAACATGGTGTCTGAGTGTCTGTTTTCTCTTATAAACGGAGACGACATGTTCAACACGTTTAAGATGATGGAGCAGAAGAGTTGTGTGGTGTGGCTCTTCAGTCGGGTCTATCTCTACACGTTTGTGTCACTCTTCATCTACATGGTGCTCAGTCTGTTCATCACTCTCATCACAGACACCTATGACAACATCAAG CAGCAGATGGAAGGAGAGCCGGTGTCAGATCTTCAGATGTTCATCACGCAGTGCAAAAAATCCAAACACATCAGTGTGAAggagaacacagacacacacctgatcTGCGGCATATACAG gcAACACAAATCCAGTGAGAAGATTGACTGTTAG
- the mcoln3b gene encoding mucolipin-3 isoform X2: MDDCREAYLCVNGSNMSSDTNPQLEHEELEKFRRKLKYFFMNPSDKYKARGKKPWKLMLQIIKIAVVTAQLVWFGLSNQMVVQFKEENLMTFRHLFLMNFTDASRDSYAVYTQRDVYTHISYAVQQFLMLPNTTVGNHECQREGDAFTPLTVCQQFYSNGSISPANETFNINAQVDEECFKISPMVSSSPLTSHPLNLTLNFERLLSVMVKFTLKAINLQTVQHHELPDCYVFNIMIRFDNRPHSGRIKIDLDNDVDISKCRDWTLTGASSNMYMMVVFDVVIIITLAVSLVLCTRSVKAGVLLQFEYVEFFCSCYGKRVPLSDRMEFINVWFILIIISDVLTITGSVLKIVIQLKAVASYDLCSILLGTGTMFVWIGVLRYMGYLKKYNILIVTLRASLPNVIRFTCCAAMIYLGYCFCGWIVLGPYHTKFRTLNMVSECLFSLINGDDMFNTFKMMEQKSCVVWLFSRVYLYTFVSLFIYMVLSLFITLITDTYDNIKQQQMEGEPVSDLQMFITQCKKSKHISVKENTDTHLICGIYRQHKSSEKIDC, from the exons AGCTCGTGGAAAAAAGCCCTGGAAActgatgctgcaaatcattaaAATCGCTGTTGTCACTGCGCAG ctggTGTGGTTTGGTCTGAGTAATCAGATGGTGGTTCAGTTTAAGGAGGAGAATCTGATGACGTTCAGACACCTGTTCCTCATGAACTTCACAGACGCTAGCAGAGACTCTTACGCCGTTTACACACAGCGAGACGTCTACACACACATCTCATACGCCGTCCAGCAG TTTCTCATGTTGCCAAATACAACGGTTGGGAATCATGAATGTCAGAGAGAAGGAGACGCTTTCACGCCTCTCACCGTCTGCCAGCAGTTTTACAGTAACGGGAGCATCTCACCAGCTAATGAAACCTTCAACATCAACGCTCAAGTGGATGAAG AGTGTTTTAAGATTTCCCCAATGGTTTCCTCTTCACCCCTCACATCACATCCACTGAATCTAACACTCAACTTTGAAAG ACTGTTGTCGGTGATGGTGAAGTTCACTCTGAAGGCCATAAACCTGCAGACAGTTCAGCATCATGAGCTTCCAGACTGTTATGTCTTCAACATCATG ATCCGCTTTGACAACAGGCCTCACAGCGGCAGAATCAAGATTGATCTGGACAATGATGTGGACATCAGTAAATGCAGAGACTGGACTCTGACTGGAGCAT CGAGTAATATGTATATGATGGTTGTGTTTGATGTGGTGATCATTATAACTCTGGCGGTGTCACTGGTTCTCTGCACGCGTTCCGTGAAAGCCGGAGTCCTACTGCagttt GAATATGTGGAGTTTTTCTGCAGCTGTTACGGTAAGCGCGTGCCTCTGTCTGACCGGATGGAGTTTATAAACGTCTGGTTTattctcatcatcatcagtgATGTTCTGACCATCACAGGATCTGTGCTGAAGATCGTCATCCAGCTGAAG GCTGTGGCGAGTTATGACTTGTGTAGTATTCTGTTGGGCACCGGCACAATGTTTGTGTGGATCGGAGTTTTACGCTACATGGGATacctgaaaaaatacaat ATTCTCATCGTTACTCTGAGAGCATCTTTACCAAACGTCATCCGCTTCACCTGCTGTGCTGCCATGATTTATCTGGGCTATTGTTTCTGTGGATGGATCGTGCTCGGACCTTATCACACAAAA TTCCGGACTCTGAACATGGTGTCTGAGTGTCTGTTTTCTCTTATAAACGGAGACGACATGTTCAACACGTTTAAGATGATGGAGCAGAAGAGTTGTGTGGTGTGGCTCTTCAGTCGGGTCTATCTCTACACGTTTGTGTCACTCTTCATCTACATGGTGCTCAGTCTGTTCATCACTCTCATCACAGACACCTATGACAACATCAAG CAGCAGCAGATGGAAGGAGAGCCGGTGTCAGATCTTCAGATGTTCATCACGCAGTGCAAAAAATCCAAACACATCAGTGTGAAggagaacacagacacacacctgatcTGCGGCATATACAG gcAACACAAATCCAGTGAGAAGATTGACTGTTAG
- the mcoln3b gene encoding mucolipin-3 isoform X1 gives MDDCREAYLCVNGSNMSSDTNPQLEHEELEKFRRKLKYFFMNPSDKYKARGKKPWKLMLQIIKIAVVTAQLVWFGLSNQMVVQFKEENLMTFRHLFLMNFTDASRDSYAVYTQRDVYTHISYAVQQFLMLPNTTVGNHECQREGDAFTPLTVCQQFYSNGSISPANETFNINAQVDEECFKISPMVSSSPLTSHPLNLTLNFERLLSVMVKFTLKAINLQTVQHHELPDCYVFNIMIRFDNRPHSGRIKIDLDNDVDISKCRDWTLTGASASNMYMMVVFDVVIIITLAVSLVLCTRSVKAGVLLQFEYVEFFCSCYGKRVPLSDRMEFINVWFILIIISDVLTITGSVLKIVIQLKAVASYDLCSILLGTGTMFVWIGVLRYMGYLKKYNILIVTLRASLPNVIRFTCCAAMIYLGYCFCGWIVLGPYHTKFRTLNMVSECLFSLINGDDMFNTFKMMEQKSCVVWLFSRVYLYTFVSLFIYMVLSLFITLITDTYDNIKQQQMEGEPVSDLQMFITQCKKSKHISVKENTDTHLICGIYRQHKSSEKIDC, from the exons AGCTCGTGGAAAAAAGCCCTGGAAActgatgctgcaaatcattaaAATCGCTGTTGTCACTGCGCAG ctggTGTGGTTTGGTCTGAGTAATCAGATGGTGGTTCAGTTTAAGGAGGAGAATCTGATGACGTTCAGACACCTGTTCCTCATGAACTTCACAGACGCTAGCAGAGACTCTTACGCCGTTTACACACAGCGAGACGTCTACACACACATCTCATACGCCGTCCAGCAG TTTCTCATGTTGCCAAATACAACGGTTGGGAATCATGAATGTCAGAGAGAAGGAGACGCTTTCACGCCTCTCACCGTCTGCCAGCAGTTTTACAGTAACGGGAGCATCTCACCAGCTAATGAAACCTTCAACATCAACGCTCAAGTGGATGAAG AGTGTTTTAAGATTTCCCCAATGGTTTCCTCTTCACCCCTCACATCACATCCACTGAATCTAACACTCAACTTTGAAAG ACTGTTGTCGGTGATGGTGAAGTTCACTCTGAAGGCCATAAACCTGCAGACAGTTCAGCATCATGAGCTTCCAGACTGTTATGTCTTCAACATCATG ATCCGCTTTGACAACAGGCCTCACAGCGGCAGAATCAAGATTGATCTGGACAATGATGTGGACATCAGTAAATGCAGAGACTGGACTCTGACTGGAGCAT CAGCGAGTAATATGTATATGATGGTTGTGTTTGATGTGGTGATCATTATAACTCTGGCGGTGTCACTGGTTCTCTGCACGCGTTCCGTGAAAGCCGGAGTCCTACTGCagttt GAATATGTGGAGTTTTTCTGCAGCTGTTACGGTAAGCGCGTGCCTCTGTCTGACCGGATGGAGTTTATAAACGTCTGGTTTattctcatcatcatcagtgATGTTCTGACCATCACAGGATCTGTGCTGAAGATCGTCATCCAGCTGAAG GCTGTGGCGAGTTATGACTTGTGTAGTATTCTGTTGGGCACCGGCACAATGTTTGTGTGGATCGGAGTTTTACGCTACATGGGATacctgaaaaaatacaat ATTCTCATCGTTACTCTGAGAGCATCTTTACCAAACGTCATCCGCTTCACCTGCTGTGCTGCCATGATTTATCTGGGCTATTGTTTCTGTGGATGGATCGTGCTCGGACCTTATCACACAAAA TTCCGGACTCTGAACATGGTGTCTGAGTGTCTGTTTTCTCTTATAAACGGAGACGACATGTTCAACACGTTTAAGATGATGGAGCAGAAGAGTTGTGTGGTGTGGCTCTTCAGTCGGGTCTATCTCTACACGTTTGTGTCACTCTTCATCTACATGGTGCTCAGTCTGTTCATCACTCTCATCACAGACACCTATGACAACATCAAG CAGCAGCAGATGGAAGGAGAGCCGGTGTCAGATCTTCAGATGTTCATCACGCAGTGCAAAAAATCCAAACACATCAGTGTGAAggagaacacagacacacacctgatcTGCGGCATATACAG gcAACACAAATCCAGTGAGAAGATTGACTGTTAG